A stretch of the Synechococcales cyanobacterium T60_A2020_003 genome encodes the following:
- a CDS encoding glucokinase: protein MAILLAGDIGGTKTILRLAKATFVEHQPLPQFTPLYEETYPSQSFPDLVPMVQKFLMAVELIFHEPIRPEVACFGIAGPVVRNTSELTNLSWSLSSDRLEDDLGIPKVKLINDFVAIGFGVLGLTDRDVETLQAVPADPAAPIAVIGAGTGLGQGFLTPIGGGRYQVFASEGSHADFAPRSELDFQLLRYLKELHNIDRVSVERVVSGLGIVGIYEFLRDRDPDHESPALAEIYKTWKHDMGQSEKRVDLAAEVSKAAVAGHDFLCEQAMRLFVEAYGAEAGNLALKILPFGGLYVAGGISAKILPLIQNGTFMRTFTAKGRLRGVMEQIPVHVVLNPKVGLIGASICAAQMYLDTRR from the coding sequence ATGGCTATCCTCTTAGCGGGCGATATTGGCGGGACAAAAACAATTTTGCGTCTTGCAAAAGCAACGTTTGTCGAACATCAACCTCTGCCCCAGTTCACTCCTCTGTACGAGGAAACCTATCCCAGTCAGTCCTTTCCGGATCTGGTTCCCATGGTTCAAAAGTTTCTGATGGCGGTGGAGCTGATCTTTCATGAGCCGATTCGACCGGAGGTTGCCTGTTTTGGGATTGCAGGTCCTGTTGTCCGCAACACGTCTGAACTGACCAATTTGAGTTGGTCATTGTCGAGCGATCGCCTTGAAGACGATTTAGGAATTCCCAAGGTCAAGCTGATTAATGACTTTGTCGCCATCGGGTTTGGCGTTCTTGGCCTGACCGATCGCGATGTGGAAACCTTACAAGCGGTTCCTGCCGATCCGGCTGCACCGATTGCCGTGATTGGCGCAGGCACGGGCCTAGGGCAAGGTTTTCTCACGCCCATTGGTGGCGGACGCTACCAGGTGTTTGCCAGCGAAGGATCCCATGCCGACTTTGCACCACGGTCGGAACTAGATTTTCAACTTCTGCGCTATCTGAAAGAACTCCACAACATCGATCGAGTATCGGTAGAGCGGGTGGTGTCTGGATTAGGAATTGTGGGGATTTATGAATTCCTGCGCGATCGCGACCCCGATCACGAATCCCCTGCCCTTGCCGAAATTTATAAAACCTGGAAGCACGACATGGGGCAATCGGAAAAGCGCGTTGACCTGGCCGCCGAGGTTTCCAAAGCGGCGGTCGCAGGTCATGATTTTCTCTGCGAACAGGCCATGCGCCTCTTTGTAGAAGCCTATGGAGCCGAAGCCGGAAACTTAGCGCTCAAAATCTTGCCCTTTGGCGGGCTATATGTGGCCGGCGGGATTTCTGCCAAGATTCTTCCCCTGATTCAAAATGGAACGTTTATGCGCACCTTTACCGCCAAAGGGCGGTTACGGGGGGTGATGGAGCAAATTCCAGTGCATGTTGTCTTGAATCCAAAAGTTGGATTAATAGGTGCAAGCATTTGTGCGGCTCAGATGTACCTCGACACCCGCCGTTAA